The genomic window GTCGCACTTGCGGCCCGAAAAGTAGAAGGAAAGACACGATGGCCACTGGCACCGTGAAATGGTTCAACTCCGAGAAGGGCTACGGCTTCATCGCACCCGATGACGGCTCTGCCGACCTGTTCGCGCACTACAGCGCGATCGCCGGCAACGGCTTCAAGGAGCTCCGCGAGACGCAGAAGGTCGAATACGACGCCGAG from Microbacterium sp. zg-Y625 includes these protein-coding regions:
- a CDS encoding cold-shock protein — protein: MATGTVKWFNSEKGYGFIAPDDGSADLFAHYSAIAGNGFKELRETQKVEYDAEQGPKGMQAANIRAL